One genomic region from Robbsia betulipollinis encodes:
- a CDS encoding PIG-L deacetylase family protein, protein MSTGNEELTHDGADRVIAGEGTTEQAWRAWPGLAALAGIAATELVPPGRRAVILAPHPDDELLGTGGLIGSLLSLPAAEAAADVLVVAVTDGTGSHPDSPLWPAGRLAQVRPAETRDALRILRDGVAPCRADETPGRALRVVRAGLPDGGVAAHEEALCHFLRGQLRADDVLFATWRFDGHPDHEAVGRAGARAAAESGATLIEVPVWAWHWATPGDPRLPWDRARRLLLSSSVTQAKRRAVQAYPSQLVKDASTGAPPILPPHVLARVLREFEVFFV, encoded by the coding sequence ATGTCGACTGGCAACGAGGAATTGACGCACGACGGCGCGGACCGAGTCATCGCCGGCGAGGGCACGACCGAGCAGGCTTGGCGGGCATGGCCCGGGCTGGCCGCGCTGGCCGGCATCGCGGCAACGGAACTGGTGCCGCCCGGACGCCGCGCGGTGATCCTTGCGCCGCACCCGGACGACGAACTGCTGGGCACCGGCGGCCTGATCGGCAGTCTGTTGTCCCTGCCGGCCGCCGAGGCCGCCGCCGACGTGCTGGTCGTCGCCGTGACCGACGGCACCGGCAGCCATCCGGACTCGCCCCTGTGGCCCGCCGGACGGCTCGCGCAGGTGCGTCCGGCCGAGACCAGGGACGCGCTGCGCATCCTCCGCGACGGCGTGGCGCCCTGCCGCGCGGACGAAACGCCCGGGCGCGCGTTGCGTGTCGTGCGTGCCGGTCTTCCCGACGGCGGCGTCGCCGCGCACGAGGAGGCGCTATGCCACTTTCTGCGCGGCCAGCTACGGGCGGACGATGTGCTGTTCGCCACCTGGCGCTTCGACGGCCATCCGGATCACGAAGCGGTGGGCCGGGCAGGCGCCCGCGCCGCGGCCGAAAGCGGCGCGACCCTGATCGAGGTCCCCGTCTGGGCATGGCACTGGGCGACCCCGGGCGACCCTCGCCTGCCGTGGGACCGGGCGCGCCGCCTGCTCCTGTCTTCCTCGGTCACGCAAGCGAAGCGACGCGCGGTCCAGGCCTATCCGAGCCAGTTGGTGAAGGATGCGTCAACCGGCGCCCCGCCGATCCTCCCCCCGCATGTCCTCGCGCGCGTGCTCCGGGAATTCGAAGTGTTTTTCGTCTGA
- a CDS encoding bile acid:sodium symporter family protein, with protein sequence MARPKYLPDNFTLSLVATVVVASLFPAHGIGATVFGHLTTVAIMLLFFLHGAKLPREALVAAITHWRLHLLILGSTFVMFPLLALGLRPVLSPLVTPALYTGVLFTCMLPSTVQSSIALTSIAKGNVPAAVCAASASSVLGIFLTPLLAGVILSTRGSGGASPLHMIGGIVMQLLVPFIAGQIARHWIGAWVTRKKAMLKLVDNSSIILTVYSAFSAAVIEGLWHEIPPAAIGGLVLVNLILLAIALGVTTLVSRRLGFSQADRITIMFCGSKKSLAAGIPMAKVLFAGAVGGAGTVVLPLMLFHQIQLMVCSVLAQRFGARDIALDDGGALAPTPTPPPGR encoded by the coding sequence ATGGCCCGCCCCAAATACCTGCCCGATAATTTCACCCTGTCCCTCGTGGCCACCGTCGTGGTCGCGAGCCTTTTTCCCGCGCACGGGATCGGCGCGACCGTCTTCGGTCATCTGACGACAGTCGCGATCATGCTGCTGTTCTTTCTGCACGGCGCGAAATTGCCGCGCGAGGCGCTAGTCGCGGCCATCACGCACTGGCGTCTGCACCTGCTGATACTGGGCAGCACCTTCGTCATGTTTCCGCTGCTCGCGCTCGGCCTGCGGCCGGTGCTGTCGCCGCTGGTCACCCCGGCGCTGTATACCGGCGTTCTGTTCACCTGCATGCTGCCGTCCACGGTGCAGTCGTCGATCGCGCTGACCTCGATCGCCAAAGGCAACGTGCCGGCCGCCGTCTGCGCCGCGTCCGCGTCGAGCGTGCTCGGCATCTTTCTCACGCCGCTGCTCGCCGGCGTGATCCTGTCCACGCGCGGCAGCGGCGGCGCCTCGCCCCTGCACATGATCGGCGGCATCGTGATGCAGTTGCTGGTGCCCTTCATCGCCGGCCAGATCGCCCGGCATTGGATCGGCGCCTGGGTGACGCGCAAGAAAGCCATGCTGAAGCTGGTCGACAACAGTTCGATCATCCTGACGGTGTACAGCGCGTTCAGCGCGGCCGTGATCGAGGGCCTGTGGCACGAGATTCCGCCCGCGGCCATCGGCGGTCTGGTCCTGGTGAACCTGATCCTGCTCGCCATCGCGCTGGGCGTCACCACGCTGGTCAGCCGCCGTCTGGGCTTCTCCCAGGCGGACCGCATCACGATCATGTTCTGCGGCTCGAAGAAGAGCCTGGCGGCCGGGATCCCGATGGCGAAGGTGCTGTTCGCCGGCGCGGTCGGCGGGGCGGGGACCGTGGTCCTGCCGCTGATGTTGTTCCATCAGATCCAGTTGATGGTCTGCTCGGTGCTGGCGCAGCGTTTCGGCGCGCGCGACATCGCGCTCGACGACGGGGGCGCCCTGGCGCCCACCCCCACGCCGCCGCCAGGACGCTGA
- a CDS encoding NAD(P)H-dependent flavin oxidoreductase, which translates to MALPPLLHNLSLPVIAAPMFTISYPELVIAQCRAGIVGTFPALNARPAAQLSDWLDEIRERLAADGAAARPGPLAVNQIIHASNTRLESDLRVCAAHRVPILITSLRAPMRELVDEVHRYGGLVLHDVVSVRHAGKALEAGVDGLILVCAGAGGHAGTLSPFALLAEVRRLFDGPLVLSGAIGQGAAILAAQAMGADLAYIGTRFIATREAQAAPAYKQALVDAGAADIVYTDHFTGIRGNYLRHSIVALGLDPDALPAGGTGAAAVRFDDSRGKAWKDVWGAGQGVGAIDDVPPLAELVGRMRAEYAAAARRITALATDVAPLDVT; encoded by the coding sequence ATGGCCTTGCCCCCTTTGCTGCACAACCTCAGCCTGCCCGTGATCGCGGCGCCGATGTTCACCATCAGCTATCCGGAACTGGTCATCGCCCAGTGCCGGGCCGGCATCGTCGGCACCTTCCCTGCGCTGAACGCACGTCCCGCGGCGCAGTTGAGCGACTGGCTCGACGAAATCCGGGAGCGGCTGGCGGCCGACGGCGCCGCTGCGCGTCCCGGCCCGCTGGCGGTCAATCAGATCATCCACGCCTCGAACACCCGCCTGGAAAGCGATCTGCGCGTATGCGCCGCGCACCGGGTGCCGATCCTGATCACCAGCCTGCGCGCCCCGATGCGCGAGCTGGTCGACGAAGTGCATCGCTATGGCGGCCTTGTCCTGCACGATGTGGTCAGCGTGCGGCATGCCGGCAAGGCGCTCGAGGCGGGCGTGGATGGTCTGATCCTGGTCTGCGCGGGAGCGGGCGGCCATGCCGGCACCCTGTCGCCCTTCGCGCTGCTGGCGGAGGTGCGGCGCCTGTTCGACGGGCCGCTCGTCCTGTCCGGGGCGATCGGCCAGGGTGCGGCGATACTCGCCGCACAGGCGATGGGCGCCGACCTCGCCTATATCGGCACACGCTTCATCGCCACGCGCGAAGCGCAGGCGGCGCCGGCCTACAAGCAGGCGCTGGTCGACGCCGGGGCGGCGGACATCGTCTATACCGATCACTTCACCGGCATCCGTGGCAACTACCTGCGGCATAGCATCGTCGCGCTGGGACTCGATCCGGACGCCCTGCCGGCCGGCGGCACGGGTGCCGCGGCCGTGCGTTTCGACGACAGCCGCGGCAAGGCTTGGAAAGATGTATGGGGCGCGGGACAGGGCGTGGGAGCGATCGACGATGTGCCGCCACTGGCCGAACTGGTAGGGCGGATGAGGGCCGAATATGCGGCCGCGGCGCGGCGCATCACCGCGTTGGCGACCGACGTTGCGCCGCTTGATGTCACTTGA
- the ilvD gene encoding dihydroxy-acid dehydratase produces the protein MPAYRSKTSTAGRNMAGARSLWRATGMKDEDFSKPIIAVVNSFTQFVPGHVHLKDLGQLVAREIEAAGGVAKEFNTIAVDDGIAMGHDGMLYSLPSREIIADSVEYMVNAHCADAMVCISNCDKITPGMLMAAMRLNVPAIFVSGGPMEAGKTRLANPVTKTIEFKKLDLVDAMVIAADPAYSDADVAEVERSACPTCGSCSGMFTANSMNCLTEALGLSLPGNGTVVATHADREQLFKRAGRRVVELAREYYEQENARVLPRSVGFKAFENAMTLDIAMGGSTNTILHLLAIAREAEIDFTMADIDRLSRSVPQLCKVAPNTNKYHIEDVHRAGGIMAILGELDRAGKLHTDLPTVHAPTMKDALDRWDIVRTQDEAVRHFYMAGPAGIPTQVAFSQNTRWPSLDLDRAEGCIRSNEHAFSQEGGLAVLTGNIALDGCVVKTAGVDESIHVFEGTAHVTESQDEAVENILNDKVKAGDVVIVRYEGPKGGPGMQEMLYPTSYIKSKGLGKACALLTDGRFSGGTSGLSIGHCSPEAAAGGAIGLVRDGDRIRIDIPNRTIDVLLSDEELARRRDEQNAKGWKPVKPRPRKVSGALKAYAKLVMSADKGAVRDLSLLDD, from the coding sequence ATGCCCGCATACCGTTCCAAAACCTCCACCGCCGGCCGCAACATGGCGGGAGCGCGCTCCCTGTGGCGCGCCACCGGCATGAAAGACGAGGACTTTTCCAAACCCATCATCGCGGTCGTCAACTCGTTCACCCAGTTCGTGCCGGGCCATGTGCACCTGAAGGACCTGGGCCAGCTCGTCGCGCGCGAGATCGAAGCCGCGGGGGGCGTCGCCAAGGAATTCAACACCATCGCGGTCGACGACGGCATCGCGATGGGCCATGACGGCATGCTGTATTCGCTGCCCAGCCGCGAGATCATCGCGGACTCGGTGGAATACATGGTCAATGCGCACTGCGCCGATGCCATGGTGTGCATCTCCAACTGCGACAAGATCACCCCCGGCATGCTGATGGCCGCCATGCGGCTCAATGTTCCGGCGATCTTCGTCTCCGGCGGGCCGATGGAAGCCGGCAAGACACGGCTGGCCAACCCCGTGACGAAGACCATCGAGTTCAAGAAACTCGATCTGGTGGACGCGATGGTGATCGCGGCGGACCCGGCCTATTCCGATGCCGACGTGGCAGAAGTGGAGCGCTCCGCCTGCCCGACCTGCGGCTCGTGCTCGGGGATGTTCACGGCCAACTCGATGAACTGCCTCACCGAGGCGCTGGGCCTGTCGTTGCCCGGCAACGGCACGGTGGTCGCCACGCACGCGGACCGCGAGCAACTCTTCAAGCGCGCCGGCCGCCGCGTCGTCGAACTGGCCCGCGAATACTACGAGCAGGAAAACGCGCGCGTCCTGCCGCGTTCGGTGGGCTTCAAGGCGTTCGAGAACGCGATGACGCTGGATATCGCGATGGGCGGCTCCACCAACACCATCCTGCATCTGCTGGCGATCGCGCGCGAAGCGGAGATCGACTTCACCATGGCCGACATCGACCGCCTCTCGCGCAGCGTGCCGCAGCTGTGCAAGGTGGCGCCGAACACCAACAAGTACCATATCGAGGACGTGCACCGGGCGGGCGGCATCATGGCGATCCTGGGCGAGCTGGACCGCGCCGGCAAGCTGCATACCGATCTGCCGACCGTGCACGCCCCCACGATGAAGGACGCGCTGGACCGGTGGGACATCGTGCGCACGCAGGACGAGGCCGTCCGGCACTTCTACATGGCCGGGCCGGCCGGCATTCCGACGCAGGTGGCGTTCAGCCAGAACACGCGCTGGCCGAGTCTGGATCTGGACCGCGCCGAGGGCTGCATCCGTTCCAACGAGCATGCGTTTTCCCAGGAGGGCGGCCTTGCCGTGCTGACGGGCAACATCGCGCTGGACGGCTGCGTGGTGAAGACCGCCGGCGTGGACGAGAGCATTCACGTGTTCGAGGGCACGGCGCATGTGACCGAATCGCAGGACGAGGCGGTGGAGAACATCCTCAATGACAAGGTCAAGGCCGGCGACGTGGTGATCGTGCGTTACGAAGGCCCCAAGGGCGGCCCGGGCATGCAGGAGATGCTCTATCCCACGAGCTACATCAAGTCCAAGGGTCTGGGCAAGGCCTGCGCGCTGCTCACGGACGGCCGCTTCTCGGGCGGTACCTCGGGTTTGTCGATCGGTCATTGCTCGCCCGAAGCGGCGGCGGGCGGGGCGATCGGTCTCGTGCGCGACGGCGACCGGATCCGCATCGACATTCCGAACCGCACGATCGACGTGCTGCTGTCCGACGAGGAACTGGCGCGGCGCCGCGACGAACAGAATGCCAAGGGGTGGAAGCCCGTCAAGCCACGCCCGCGCAAGGTGTCCGGCGCCCTCAAGGCCTACGCCAAGCTGGTCATGTCGGCCGACAAGGGCGCGGTGCGCGATCTGTCGCTGCTCGACGACTGA
- a CDS encoding MaoC family dehydratase, giving the protein MSRIVTIGDTFSKVLRLAAQDIRLFAEHIGDMNPLHHDEEHARRAGFAGPIASGSHPTAHFLAAATTHFTTFAQPLLLEFNVQVKKPAVSGDLLTMTWTVVDAFWKNTLNGDLTTLEGVVINQREQITLNATAKILVKPKSGDLSTGEGSP; this is encoded by the coding sequence ATGTCACGCATTGTCACGATCGGCGACACGTTCTCGAAGGTCCTGCGGCTGGCCGCGCAGGACATTCGGCTGTTTGCCGAGCATATCGGCGATATGAATCCCCTGCATCATGACGAGGAACACGCGCGCCGCGCCGGTTTCGCCGGACCGATCGCTTCCGGTTCGCATCCGACCGCGCATTTTCTCGCCGCCGCCACCACCCACTTCACGACCTTCGCGCAACCGCTGCTGCTGGAATTCAATGTGCAGGTGAAGAAGCCGGCAGTGTCCGGCGACCTGCTGACGATGACCTGGACCGTCGTCGACGCTTTCTGGAAAAACACGTTGAACGGCGATCTGACCACGCTCGAAGGCGTGGTGATCAACCAGCGCGAGCAGATCACGCTGAACGCGACCGCGAAGATCCTGGTGAAACCGAAATCGGGCGATCTGTCGACCGGAGAAGGCTCCCCGTGA
- a CDS encoding dienelactone hydrolase family protein, giving the protein MSIGRTLALIALIVLTALALPPFAPARAAPGMATASTTSAPDMNETVVMIPGEGAGAAALETTLFTPDGKGPFPVVIFNHGKERGDPHRQARSRPLAFAREFVRRGYMVVAPNRRGFARSGGIYTEQSCAIDANGLEQAADIAATVRYVAHLANADASRIVIAGASQGGLATLAYGVQPVAGVRGLINFVGGLHQDSCVQWQQAMIDAFRDYGQRSRLPTLWFYGDNDLFWPQALAQHLLTVYREGGGLATMMDFGNYKDNAHRLVGDRDAVPIWWPAVENFLVALHLPVAPRHPVAQTLRPPATGYAPLDAVAAVPYLDDDGREGYAAFLQQYPSRAFAVSASGAWSWAEGGDDPTAVALDNCQRNSHEPCRLYAVDFDVVWNAH; this is encoded by the coding sequence ATGTCGATCGGTCGTACCCTCGCCCTGATCGCCCTGATCGTCCTGACCGCGCTGGCGCTGCCGCCGTTCGCACCGGCCCGCGCCGCGCCCGGCATGGCAACCGCCTCGACCACGTCCGCGCCCGACATGAACGAGACCGTGGTCATGATCCCCGGCGAGGGGGCCGGCGCCGCGGCGCTCGAGACCACGCTCTTCACGCCGGACGGCAAGGGGCCGTTCCCGGTGGTGATCTTCAACCACGGCAAGGAACGCGGCGATCCGCACCGGCAGGCGCGCAGCCGTCCGCTCGCCTTCGCCCGGGAATTCGTGCGGCGCGGTTACATGGTGGTGGCGCCGAACCGGCGTGGCTTCGCCCGTTCGGGCGGCATCTACACCGAGCAGTCCTGCGCCATCGACGCCAATGGCCTGGAACAGGCCGCCGACATCGCGGCGACGGTGCGCTATGTCGCGCATCTCGCCAATGCCGACGCGAGCCGCATCGTGATCGCCGGTGCCTCGCAGGGCGGTCTCGCCACGCTCGCCTATGGCGTGCAGCCGGTCGCGGGCGTGCGCGGGCTGATCAACTTCGTCGGCGGCCTGCACCAGGACAGCTGCGTGCAATGGCAACAGGCGATGATCGACGCATTCCGGGACTACGGGCAGCGCTCGCGCCTGCCGACCCTGTGGTTTTACGGCGACAACGATCTGTTCTGGCCACAGGCGCTGGCGCAGCACCTGCTGACCGTCTATCGGGAGGGCGGCGGTTTGGCGACGATGATGGACTTCGGCAACTACAAGGACAATGCGCACCGGCTGGTGGGCGACCGCGACGCGGTGCCGATCTGGTGGCCGGCCGTCGAGAACTTTCTCGTTGCGCTGCATCTGCCGGTCGCGCCACGCCATCCGGTCGCGCAGACGTTGCGGCCGCCCGCCACCGGCTATGCACCGCTCGACGCGGTGGCCGCCGTTCCCTATCTCGACGACGACGGGCGCGAAGGCTATGCGGCCTTCCTGCAACAGTATCCCAGCCGCGCCTTCGCCGTGTCGGCGAGCGGCGCTTGGTCCTGGGCCGAGGGCGGCGACGATCCGACGGCGGTGGCGCTGGACAACTGCCAGCGCAACAGCCACGAGCCATGCCGCCTGTACGCGGTCGACTTCGACGTGGTCTGGAACGCGCATTAG
- the can gene encoding carbonate dehydratase, with product MTTPYDPPHEPSHCADDHSLTRLFQNNRDWVDQMLASDPSYFMRLADQQSPELLWIGCSDSRVPANEIIGLPPGEVFVHRNIANVVVHSDLNCLSVIQFAVEVLKIQHIMVVGHYGCSGVRAALMDTRVGLADNWLRHVQDVRDKHAAMLERWPMGPARHRRLVELNTIEQVVHVCRTNIVQDAWARGQPLTMHGWTYGVHDGRLRDLGMTVSNPHDLETHYARCIAAIGQQGSGPADPAEAAAAPA from the coding sequence ATGACGACGCCATACGATCCCCCCCACGAGCCATCCCACTGCGCAGACGATCACTCGCTGACTCGGCTGTTCCAGAACAATCGTGACTGGGTGGACCAGATGCTGGCGTCCGATCCCTCCTACTTCATGCGGCTCGCCGACCAGCAGTCGCCGGAACTGCTCTGGATCGGCTGCTCGGATTCGCGCGTGCCGGCCAACGAAATCATCGGCCTGCCGCCGGGCGAGGTCTTCGTCCACCGCAATATCGCGAACGTCGTCGTCCATTCGGACCTGAACTGCCTGTCGGTGATTCAGTTTGCGGTCGAGGTCCTGAAGATCCAGCACATCATGGTCGTCGGCCACTACGGCTGCTCGGGCGTGCGCGCCGCGCTGATGGACACGCGCGTCGGCCTCGCCGACAACTGGCTGCGGCACGTCCAGGACGTGCGGGACAAGCATGCGGCCATGCTCGAGCGCTGGCCGATGGGACCGGCGCGGCACCGGCGCCTGGTGGAGCTCAACACCATCGAGCAGGTCGTGCACGTGTGCCGCACGAACATCGTCCAGGACGCCTGGGCGCGCGGCCAGCCGTTGACGATGCATGGCTGGACCTATGGCGTGCACGATGGGCGGCTGCGCGACCTCGGCATGACCGTCTCGAATCCGCACGATCTCGAAACGCACTACGCCCGGTGCATCGCGGCGATCGGCCAGCAAGGCAGCGGACCCGCAGACCCGGCCGAAGCGGCCGCCGCGCCGGCCTGA
- a CDS encoding MBL fold metallo-hydrolase: MNASERELDYCFADRVPEPGATLPVAPGIAWARMPLPFALDHVNVWLLEDACAGQKRWTLVDCGIDDAATRGHWETLIDQRLDGLPVQRVLCTHSHPDHFGLAHWLCAGGAQARWQARLWMTLGEYATGRLLSSTDAGSGAGGRDAAEHLRRHGFADAVVLDQIAHRKAYYPGLVPQVPTRFRRMLGGDLIDIDGQTWRVIIGYGHSPEHAALHCAALNVLIAGDMVLPRISTNVSVFDVEPEGDPLGGFLDSLDRYEDLPADTLVLPSHGKPFRGLHVRLRQLRAHHAARLDEVRQACAERPRSAADILPIMFRRPLDAHQLTFALGEALAHLHFLWHRGELERVEENDVYRFRPA; the protein is encoded by the coding sequence ATGAATGCCAGCGAGCGCGAACTCGACTACTGCTTTGCCGACCGCGTGCCCGAACCGGGCGCGACGCTGCCGGTGGCGCCGGGCATCGCCTGGGCGCGGATGCCGCTGCCGTTCGCGCTCGATCACGTCAACGTCTGGCTGCTGGAGGACGCCTGCGCCGGTCAGAAGCGCTGGACGCTGGTGGACTGCGGCATCGACGACGCGGCGACGCGCGGCCACTGGGAGACGTTGATCGATCAGCGGCTCGACGGCCTTCCGGTGCAGCGCGTGCTGTGCACCCACAGTCACCCGGACCATTTCGGGCTGGCGCACTGGCTGTGCGCGGGCGGCGCGCAGGCGCGCTGGCAGGCCCGGCTGTGGATGACGCTGGGCGAGTATGCGACCGGCCGTCTGCTGTCCTCGACCGATGCCGGCTCGGGCGCCGGCGGCCGCGACGCGGCGGAGCACCTGCGGCGTCATGGTTTCGCCGACGCCGTCGTGCTCGACCAGATCGCTCATCGGAAAGCCTACTATCCCGGATTGGTGCCGCAGGTGCCGACGCGCTTCCGGCGCATGCTCGGCGGGGACCTGATCGACATCGATGGCCAGACCTGGCGGGTCATCATCGGCTACGGCCATTCCCCCGAACACGCGGCGCTGCATTGCGCGGCGCTGAACGTGCTGATCGCCGGCGACATGGTGCTGCCGCGCATCTCGACGAACGTCTCGGTGTTCGATGTCGAGCCGGAAGGCGATCCGCTCGGCGGCTTTCTCGATTCGCTCGACCGCTACGAGGACCTGCCCGCCGATACGCTGGTGCTGCCCTCGCATGGCAAGCCGTTTCGCGGCCTGCATGTGCGACTGCGCCAGCTGCGTGCGCACCATGCGGCGCGTCTCGACGAAGTGCGCCAGGCCTGCGCCGAGCGGCCCCGCTCGGCCGCCGACATCCTGCCGATCATGTTCCGGCGGCCGCTGGACGCGCATCAGCTGACCTTCGCGCTGGGCGAGGCCCTCGCGCATCTGCACTTCCTGTGGCACCGTGGCGAACTGGAGCGGGTCGAGGAAAACGACGTCTACCGCTTCCGTCCCGCGTAG